A single Methylomonas sp. AM2-LC DNA region contains:
- a CDS encoding type-F conjugative transfer system secretin TraK has protein sequence MIKACRHIALLLTISGTLSAEELTQTILPPEIPVTGSSQSMPVMPLSASAHADTSPETMQVELPPVDASVLKAAELQASSVGPQQIQIKPGINELMPIAVGHLNRLVTPFENPVVTTTSQATTSTKGKIVYVATADETPVTLYITPGDNQDIALSLTLIPKRIPAREIHLSLDKDNYKLLSKVQQQSRTATSKPADHEQEYISHLKKLFRDLGLQKTPAGFSLRDPSHAENIHCLQNQIQIKTGQVLEGQDMLILVGVVRNTGAVMIEFDERSCATTKDEVLAVAAWPKVVLAPNESTELYVALRLNPEQASAIRPSLLQRSTH, from the coding sequence ATGATCAAAGCCTGCCGTCATATTGCCTTATTGCTGACCATCAGCGGTACCTTGTCCGCCGAGGAATTAACGCAAACCATCCTGCCGCCTGAAATTCCTGTCACCGGATCCAGTCAAAGTATGCCGGTCATGCCGCTTTCGGCATCAGCCCATGCCGATACTTCTCCGGAAACGATGCAAGTCGAGTTGCCGCCAGTCGATGCCAGCGTACTAAAAGCTGCCGAACTGCAAGCCTCATCAGTCGGTCCGCAACAGATTCAGATCAAACCCGGCATCAATGAATTAATGCCGATTGCAGTCGGCCATCTAAACCGCCTGGTAACACCGTTCGAAAACCCCGTCGTGACCACAACCAGCCAAGCCACGACCAGCACCAAGGGCAAAATCGTCTACGTCGCTACCGCCGATGAAACCCCAGTCACCTTATATATCACACCCGGCGACAACCAGGACATTGCCTTATCGTTGACGTTAATTCCAAAACGTATTCCGGCCCGCGAGATTCATCTAAGTCTGGATAAAGACAATTACAAGCTTCTGAGCAAGGTGCAACAGCAATCCCGAACTGCAACGTCAAAGCCTGCAGACCATGAACAGGAGTACATCAGCCATCTAAAAAAGTTGTTCCGCGACCTGGGTCTGCAAAAGACACCAGCGGGATTTTCTCTGCGCGATCCCAGTCACGCGGAGAACATTCATTGCCTGCAAAACCAGATACAGATAAAGACCGGCCAGGTGTTGGAAGGCCAGGACATGTTGATACTGGTTGGCGTTGTTCGCAATACCGGTGCGGTAATGATCGAATTTGATGAGCGCTCCTGTGCTACCACCAAGGACGAAGTGCTGGCCGTGGCTGCCTGGCCAAAAGTGGTGCTGGCGCCCAATGAATCCACCGAACTGTATGTCGCGCTTCGCCTTAACCCCGAACAGGCTTCAGCGATCAGGCCATCGTTGTTGCAGCGGAGCACCCACTAA
- a CDS encoding TraE/TraK family type IV conjugative transfer system protein has product MRLSDFLETWDGHETENRFSRVIIIGLLVICVITSLAAWRTERSIILVPPTLTKEVEVTRTSASSEFKESWGLFLAELLGNTTPANADFLKTAIEPLLAPDIYRTVLDAMTDQIKAIKMDRVAISFTPRHVDYESETDKVFVSGELKSQGPSSKPDVKPRTYEFTIVIKNYRPRLEFIDVYPEEPRTLERLKVLQSQQRATKP; this is encoded by the coding sequence ATGAGGCTGTCTGACTTCCTGGAAACCTGGGATGGGCACGAGACCGAGAACCGTTTTAGCCGAGTGATCATCATCGGCTTGCTGGTAATCTGCGTGATTACTTCCCTGGCAGCCTGGCGGACCGAGCGCAGCATTATTCTGGTACCGCCAACACTGACCAAGGAAGTAGAGGTTACCCGTACTTCCGCCTCTAGCGAATTCAAGGAGTCCTGGGGCCTGTTTCTGGCCGAACTGCTGGGCAATACCACGCCCGCCAATGCCGATTTTCTGAAAACCGCTATCGAACCTTTGTTGGCGCCGGACATTTACCGCACCGTGCTGGACGCCATGACCGATCAGATCAAGGCCATCAAGATGGATAGAGTTGCCATCAGTTTTACGCCCAGACATGTGGATTACGAGTCTGAGACCGACAAGGTGTTCGTCAGCGGCGAACTGAAAAGCCAGGGTCCCAGTTCTAAACCGGACGTGAAGCCTCGCACCTACGAGTTTACCATCGTCATCAAAAACTATCGGCCACGTCTGGAGTTTATCGATGTCTATCCCGAAGAGCCCAGAACCCTGGAACGCCTGAAAGTTCTGCAATCCCAACAGCGAGCCACCAAGCCATGA